The DNA window TATCACCGCTACGCCCTTCCCGTTTTAACGGTACTGGTGTTGGTGATTTTGGCCTGGTATGCCTGGTATTGGGCCATGGTGGGATTCGTGGCGCTGGGGCTTATTTATTATCTCATGTATAAAAAAGAGCAGGCTTTTGCCGAAGATTTCGAAGCCTATATCAGCACGCTGCGCCACCGGGTCAAAAAGGCAGGCGAAGATGTGATTTCCGATTTGCCTATTGGCATCTTGCTGTATGACGAAGAGCAAACGATTCAGTGGCATAATCGGTATATACTAAACTTGCTGTCTGATGCAGATTCATTGGTGGGGACGACCCTGGAGGAGCTTTCTCCCGCTTTGGCCGAATGGCTGCACAATGAGGAGCGGGAGGGAACCATCCGTTTTGGAGAGAAGACACTGGATATTCTCAGTTATCCTGAGGAACGCCTGTTGTATGTGGTCGATAACACCGACTATCATGAATTAAAGAAAAAGCACCGTCAGGAGCAAGTTGTCTTTATAAATATCCATTTGGACAATCTGGATGAAGTCACCCAGGGTTTAGACGAACAGCGCCGCTCGTTACTGGTGAGCCGTGTGACGAACACAATCAGCCGCTGGGCAGCGGAACACGGTATTTTCATTAGACGGACGGCCTCGGATAAATTTTTTGGGGTGATGGATGAACGAACCCTAAAAGCGATTGAGGAAACGAAATTTGATATTCTTGATCATGTTCGGGAACTGACCAGTCACAACAAAATTCCCGTTACCTTAAGTATCGGGGTGGGGGCTGGCACTTCCTCGCTGATTGAGTTAGGCAATCTGGCCCAATCCAGTTTGGATCTGGCTTTAGGGCGGGGAGGGGATCAGGCGGCTGTGAAGCGTTTTCCGGACAAGGTAACGTTCTATGGAGGCAAGTCCAACGCCGTAGAAAAGCGGACCAGGGTCAGGGCCCGGGTGATCTCCCATGCTTTGCGCGATATGATCAAAGAGAGTGACAAAGTGTTTATCATGGGACATCGTGACCCGGATATGGATGCAGTTGGTTCAGCCATTGGCGTGTTGAAAGCGGTACAGGTCAATGAGCGGGAAGGCTATATTGTGCTGGATCAGGAGGAAGATTATCCTGGTGTCAACCGTCTGATGGAGGAAATTAACAAGGAAAAGGATTTGCAAGAACATTTTCTTTCTCCCCAAGAGGCGCTAGAATTAATTTCAGAGAAAAGCTTGCTGATCATTGTTGATGTGCATAAGCCTGCACTGGTGCTCGAACCACGCCTGCTGGACCGTTTCCACCGCAAAGTGGTCATTGATCATCACCGGCGGGGTGAAGCTTTTATCGAAGA is part of the Caldalkalibacillus uzonensis genome and encodes:
- a CDS encoding DHH family phosphoesterase gives rise to the protein MPRFLYHYLRGYHRYALPVLTVLVLVILAWYAWYWAMVGFVALGLIYYLMYKKEQAFAEDFEAYISTLRHRVKKAGEDVISDLPIGILLYDEEQTIQWHNRYILNLLSDADSLVGTTLEELSPALAEWLHNEEREGTIRFGEKTLDILSYPEERLLYVVDNTDYHELKKKHRQEQVVFINIHLDNLDEVTQGLDEQRRSLLVSRVTNTISRWAAEHGIFIRRTASDKFFGVMDERTLKAIEETKFDILDHVRELTSHNKIPVTLSIGVGAGTSSLIELGNLAQSSLDLALGRGGDQAAVKRFPDKVTFYGGKSNAVEKRTRVRARVISHALRDMIKESDKVFIMGHRDPDMDAVGSAIGVLKAVQVNEREGYIVLDQEEDYPGVNRLMEEINKEKDLQEHFLSPQEALELISEKSLLIIVDVHKPALVLEPRLLDRFHRKVVIDHHRRGEAFIEDPLLVYIEPYASSTSELVAELLEYQSDEMEMSRLEATAMLAGIVVDTNNFAMRTGSRTFDAAAYLRRHGADPVLVQKILKEEKEQFIKRSRIVERAEIYRGKIAIAIGEADERYGQVLLAQAADTLLTLDDVVASFVLCEREDGQVVISARSLGEINVQVIMEKMHGGGHLTNAATQLEDITVEDAVKWLKEVIDDYLEGGRGT